In Phycisphaerae bacterium RAS1, the genomic window CGCCCGCGGCTACCTCTCCAACATGCCGAGCTCAACCATCGTCGGGCCGAGATCGATGAGATACGCCTGTGCCTTCTTGACCTCCTCCAATTGCTCCGGCTTGATTCTCTTGATGTCGGAGTTGTAGGGCCAACGCGGCCGGACCTTGTCGAGATCGCCGTAATGCGGGTCTTTCGTCGCGACCTGGAGGAGCTTCCGAATTCCGAGCGCCGTGGGCTGAAGCGCGCCGAACGCGGTGAGCTTCGCGTAAGAGACAGGCTTCAGGTCGATGTTGGCCCCGGTTCTGTCGCCCGGTTGCCAGTAGCCCTTGGTCAGGAATGGTGCGAGTATTTGTTGAACGGCCGGGTCGCGACATTGCTGGATCCGCTTCTGCTTGTCCGCCGCGTCCTCGATCTTCTGCTTTTCGATGTCAGCCGACACGTCGTCGGCGTTTCGGCGGGCTTCGGCAAGTTGGCGCGCTCGTTCGAGTTCGGCCATGAGGTCTTTGTGGCGAATCTCAGCCTCGATGGACTGCCGCTTCAGCTCGGCTTCGAGCGCCTTCAGCCGCGTCTCGTACTCGATTCGCTGTCTTTCCTGTTCTGCGCGCGACTCACGGAGGAGGCGCTCGGCCTTCGCGCGTTCCTCCTCTCCCTGCGCCTGTTTGGCCGTATCGCGCAGGAGTTTTTCCATTTCGCGCCGCGCTTCGTCCCGTGATTCGGTCACGGCACGGATGTACGCCTCGCGCTCATCCGCTTGAATGCGCTTGATCGCCTCTTCCAGCGTCGTCCGCTTGGCGAGGTCGAGATCCTTAGGCGCTTTGGAGATTGCTGTGTCGAACCACGCTGCGTGCGAGTTGATGGCGGACAGGCGGTCGTTCGTCCAGGAGGCCGCATCTTCCACCTCCCGTCGCGATGCCTCGCCCGGCAAATAGCCCGCGCTGGGATGCTGCAACTCGTCCTGAAGACCCGCCAGAATCGAGTCGATCGACTTTTTTCGAGCCGCAACCCGCTCGGGACTCACTAAAGGCTGCTCCAGCGCCTGCATGAATCCGTGGAACGCCGGCCGGTCGGCCGCAAGTCGCTTGCCGTCCTCGTTCGTCAGCAGCGCCTTCATGCGAATGTCCAGTGCCTCCGTTTTCTTGGCCAGTTCATCCAGCGCGGCGGCTACCTCACGGGTGCGGTCCGCAAACTGCTCGATCAGGCGCTGGATTCGCCGACGTTCCTCCTCCTGCTGGAGGCGCAGGCGCTCGTCGATGCGCTGCTGCGGGTCGGCCAGCTGGGTCGAAGGCGATTGCGCCCACGTGTTCAAAGCCACAAAGGGTGACGGCATGATCGTCAGCATGATGAACAAAAACAGGAACTCGCTCACGTGGCTTCTCGCGCGAATCGTCATGGTTTGCTCCGGTCGGGGGTATCGAGGGGCCGCTCGAAGCGATCCGCCTCCAGCATGACTCGAATGTGATCGATATTGGACCGCTGCCGGCGCGTTCGTTCAAGCGCCGCCTTGGTCCACGTTTCCAGCTCGGCGACAGCGGCCGAATCGGTTTTCCGCAACTCCGTGTCGGTGAGCCGCTTCTCGATGGCCTCTAACGCGCCACACCGCTCCTCAAGCTCACTGCCGTCGATTCGGTCCGCAAGAATGGCCGACCAGGCCTCTTTTACAGAGGCGTGATGCGCAATGGCAAGTTCCACGGCGTCGGAGCGGCTCGATTTCTTCGATGCCGCATCCGCAAGAGTCACGGTCGCGACCTGTTCGAACTCGCGGGCGACGATGGTGACCTGCTCCTCCACCCGCCGCAACGCCGCGCGAACGCTCTCGCAGGTGGTCGCCAGCTCTTGCGCTGTCGGCTCAGGCTTCGCGAATCCTCCACCGTCAACGGCATTCCGCGAAGTCGGTTGCGGCCCGACCGATCCGGCAAGCGGAGCCAGCGCAAGAACCAGGCTGCGGCCGCCCGCGGCTGCGACTCCGAGAACCGCCACGTAGGCCAATCCGAGTGCCAGTCGCTGACCGGTCGAGCGGTTGCGAAAGACACCGCCCAGGAGGTAGCGCTGAATCCACTGCTCCAAGCGCTGGCCCCAGCGCATTCGCAGGTGCGACATCGTCCGCGGGTCGTATCGCACCCACGGCGGTACTGTCTGGCCCGGAAGGCACACGGCGAACAGCTCGCGTTGCTGCGGATGCTGGAACGGTGTGATCAGGCACAACGCACAGAATCGAACGAACGTGTCTGCCTCGCCGTCCCGGATCGGAATGTTGGTTTCTTCGCGGGCGGATTTCAGCAGGTCCCGGTACAGCTCCACGTTTTGCGGCACGCGCAGCACGCTGAACGCACTGCGCACCTCGGCGCTGATGGCCGCCAATTCGCCGTCCGCGGCCTCGACCACGTCCAGCCAGCGCGCTTCGACCTGTTCGACCGTCGCGATCGGCGCCAGGCCGGCGACTTCGAATAGCGTGCTGGGGGACGGTCGCTGCATGGCCGATCAGCTCCCTGAACGTGAAAACGGAGCATTATACGCGCCCTGCCGCACTTCTCACGAGGTGCTCGGGCGGGCTGCGCGGGGCGCGGGGGGCTTGATGGGGTGTTTTTTCCTTGGCGCAGCGGGCGGCTGCGGATAGCCTCGCGGGCTGTTTTCTTGTTCGTTTCGAGCTTCGTGAGTTCTTCACAACTCGAACCGTGCAACGATCCTGCGGCTCGTTTGGATCGCGGAAAGAAACGGGCCTTGCTCTTTGAGAAATCGGTGCCTCGTATGACTCTGACCTGCCTGAGCTTTCCTTACAGGGACGCTCGCGGAGGTATGAAGGTACTCCAACGGCTGAAAAGTCGAATGAACAACCTTCAATTAGGAGAAACATATGATGCAGCAAACCTATGCGCAACGAAAGTCGCGCATTATTTCTTACGGAGCAGATCGTTGGGCGCCGTCGCTGACAACCGTCGGTCGAATTGCGATCGTCGGCCCGAAATGGAAACAGCCCGTGATCCTCAATGGTGGTTTCACCTTGACGATCATGGAGTCACGGAAACAGGACCTGCGAAGGGCCTTGATCCGTTTCCATGACGGTCCTGGAGGCAGTTGGTGGAACTGGTTCGTGTTCCTGGCCGCCTTCGGATTCGGCGTTGCAGCAACGAGGAACTTTTACGAGTTCTTCGTCCTTCGCTGATACGGGCTCAACGAGCCAAAAGTGTGCGGAGGTTGCGAAAGCAACCTTCGCCCCTTTGAACGTTCACGGCCCCCAAAGGCCCAGACATAGCAGGACGGTGGTGACCAGCATGCCGGCCGACAAACCCAGCGCGGCCAGTCGCGCCGGCGAACCGTCGAGTTCTTGGAGCAGCCGCCGCATCGGGGAGGGTGAACACTCAATCGTGGAGAGGCATCGAATTTGTTTCATGCGCTGACGCTAGCCCGGATATTTCATCAGTTCGTTGCTGCGTTGAAATAGACATGGCCTCGAAGCCTTGTAAACTGGGGACTTGCTAGAGGTTCGCCAGTGTTCAGGCAAGGAGGCCACGTGTGACAGAGTGTAACGGCCAGGGGTTGCTGTTTTCCAGTCTGGGGCGGCAGAAGATTGTGGGCGATTTTGCGGGTGGGCGGCTCACGACGGATGCGGGCGGGTTGCTGCTGCGGGAAGTGGATCGGCGTGTGGGCCTGGTCGAGGCGCTGGCCGGGTGTCTGACTGATCCGCGTGATCCGGCGAAGATTGTGCATGCGCAGCGGACGATGTTGGCGCAGCGGATTTTCGGCATCGCGCTGGGCTACGAAGATCTGAACGATCACGCCACGCTGCGCAGCGATCCGCTGTTTGCGGTTCTGGCCGAGCAGACGCCTGACGCCGCGGCGCCGCTGGCCAGCGCGCCGACGCTGTGCCGGCTGGAGAATCGCGTCGATCGCAAAGCGCTGGGGCGTCTGGCGGCGGCGCTGGTCGGGCAGTTCATCGCGTCGTATGACGCGCCCCCGGCGGAACTGGTGCTGGACTTCGACGCCACGCACGACCCGCTGCATGGCAAACAGGACGGCCGCTTCTTTCACGGCTTTTACGACTGCTACTGCTTTTTGCCGCTGTACGTGTTCTGCGGCGGTCGGCTGCGGGTCAGCTATCTGCGGCCCAGCAACATCGATGCGGCTCTGCACAGCGCCGCGATTCTCAAGCTGCTGGTGACGCGGCTGCGGCAGGTCTGGCCGGCGGTGCGGATCATCGTGCGCGGCGATTCGGGCTTCTGCCGCTGGCGGCTGATGCGCTGGTGCGACCGGCACGACGTGCAGTACGTGCTGGGCCTGGCGCGCAACAAAACGCTCGAAAAACAGGTCGCACCGTGGATGGCGGCGGCCCAGGCACAATTCGAGGCCGCGAATCAGAAGGTGCGCAACTTCCACGAATTCGAGTACGCCGCGCAGACCTGGGATCGCGCGCGGCGCGTGATCGTGAAGGCCGAACATCTGCCGCAAGGCCCGAACGTCCGCTTCGTGGTCACCAACCTCATCGATCGCCGTCCGCAGCAGATCTACGACGACCTCTACACGCAGCGCGGCGAGATGGAGAATCGCATCAAGGAGCAGCAGCTCATGCTGTTCGCCGACCGAACCAGCTGCCACGCGTTCATCGCCAATCAATTCCGGCTGCTGCTGTCGAGCGCCGCCTACGTGCTGGTCGAGCACCTGCGCCGCACCGCGCTGCTCGACACCGAACTGGCGCAGGCCCAGACCGACACCATCCGGCTCAGGCTCTTCAAGGTCGCCGCGCGGATCGTCACCAGCGTTCGGCGAGTCGTGCTGCACCTGTCGAGCGCCTATCCCCTGCACGAACTATTCGCCCGCATCCTCGCCCGCCTACGCACCGGCCCGCCCCGGCGACCCGCCCCGGCGTAGCCCCCAACAGCCCGAATCGCGACCGGGGGTAAGGGGGCGCTGCGCGCCAAAACCGCTCAAACCACACAAACAACCCACGCCAACCCGAACGCACAGCAACCGGCAGCCCAAGCGACAACTGATGAAATATGCGGGCTAGCACGAATCGCGGCGGGCATTCAAGCCCGAAAAATCGGCTTGAACGCGGGCGTGTTCGAGTGTATGCTAATGAGCAATTAGCGTGCATCCTCGACAGCTTCCGGACGATCGCAAGAACACGGAGCTTCGAGGCAAACCCCAGGACAATTGAAAAACGCTGGGGCAGCACGAATCAGACAACGGATCCCTGCGGGGGTCCGTTGTCTTTTTCAGGGTCGTCCTTCGGCGCCGGCGGTAACTTCCGCCGAATCGCCCGGACCACGCGGGCCGGGACCACGTCCTCGGCGCCGGTCGCCGACACGTCAAATTCAGCCGCCAATCGCCCGATTTCTGAATGCGATACGCCCCAGGACTTCGAAAGGTCCTTTACCGTACGGGCTTCCGGGAGCATGTGGTCAACAAAGTTCGCCGCCAGCAGGCGGATGCGCCGCCGCAGTTCGCGGCGTTCCTTGTGATCTTCGACATCCACCGACCTCGTGTCGCCAGCACCGGACGGCGCCTCGCTGGACGGCGTCCCCGGTTTTGGGTTGTTGCGGCGTAGCCGATTGACCGCGTCGGCGGGCACACGGGCGCGCGCCTTTTGGTAGTACGCGTCGGTTTCCACCGACTTTCGTTCCCAGCGCGCCTTGGTCATGCCCTCCGCCTCGGTCGGTGTGAACGGATAGAGCCCGAGCACCAACGTGGGAAGGCCGCCCAGGGGCGTCGCGGATTCGACGTCGGTTGCATGCACATGAATCAGCGAGAGCAGCGGCGTGCCGTTTACCGCGGCGATCGCTTCCGGCGTGAGTCCGGGAATCGCCTCTTCGCGCCAGCTCTTCGTGTCGGTCCTTCCTTCCGTCTTCGAGGTGCTCGACGACTGCGAAGAGGCACTGCCGGATGTATGGCTCGAACCGATGGTCGTTGTGGGTGACGTGAACCAACCGGAAGTGTCCGCCCTGGAGTCGCCCGACGACGACGAGCTGCCGCTTGTGGATCCTTCCGACGTCCCCGTTCCCTTGGAGCGCGCCTCCGAACCGCCTTCCCTTCGCTCGATCCTTCTGCCGGAGACCATCTGCAACTGCTCGACGATGTTGCTGCTCGTGAGCGACAGGAACTGCTTGTAGCTGCACAAGTCGGCGATCATGCGGTACAAATCGGTCTCTCGCGTACGGAGCGATTCAGGCGATTGATGCGAGAGGAGAAAGCCGACTTGCAGCGAGCGCGAGTCCTCCAA contains:
- a CDS encoding Transposase DDE domain protein, whose protein sequence is MTECNGQGLLFSSLGRQKIVGDFAGGRLTTDAGGLLLREVDRRVGLVEALAGCLTDPRDPAKIVHAQRTMLAQRIFGIALGYEDLNDHATLRSDPLFAVLAEQTPDAAAPLASAPTLCRLENRVDRKALGRLAAALVGQFIASYDAPPAELVLDFDATHDPLHGKQDGRFFHGFYDCYCFLPLYVFCGGRLRVSYLRPSNIDAALHSAAILKLLVTRLRQVWPAVRIIVRGDSGFCRWRLMRWCDRHDVQYVLGLARNKTLEKQVAPWMAAAQAQFEAANQKVRNFHEFEYAAQTWDRARRVIVKAEHLPQGPNVRFVVTNLIDRRPQQIYDDLYTQRGEMENRIKEQQLMLFADRTSCHAFIANQFRLLLSSAAYVLVEHLRRTALLDTELAQAQTDTIRLRLFKVAARIVTSVRRVVLHLSSAYPLHELFARILARLRTGPPRRPAPA